GATCAAGACCCTGCCGGAGTCCAAGCGCGACGAGATCATCCGTGACCTGCACGCCTGCCACGAGCATCGCCCCGAACTGGCGATGGTGGATTCGGCCAAGGGCATCACCAACTTCCACTCGCCCAACGACGTCATCGTCGACGCCTCGATGCCGGCGATGATCCGCGCGGGCGGCAAGATGTACGGCGCTGACGGCAAGCCCTACGACTGCAAGGCGGTGATGCCGGAGTCGACCTTCGCCCGCATCTACCAGGAGATGATCAACTTCTGCAAATGGCACGGCAACTTCGACCCGCGCACGATGGGCACGGTGCCGAACGTCGGCCTGATGGCGCAGAAGGCCGAAGAGTACGGCTCGCACGACAAGACCTTCGAGATTCCGGAAGACGGCGTCGCCAACATCACCGACCTGGCTACCGGCGAAGTGCTGCTGTCGCAGAATGTGGAAGCGGGCGACATCTGGCGCATGTGCCAGGTCAAGGACGCGCCGATCCGCGACTGGGTGAAGCTCGCCGTCACCCGCGCGCGCAACTCCGGCATGCCGGCGGTCTTCTGGCTCGACCCCTATCGTCCGCACGAAAACGAGCTGATCAAGAAGGTCGAGAAGTATCTGAAGGATCACGACACCAGCGGCCTCGAGATCCGGATCATGAGCCAGGTCCGCGCCATGCGTTTCACGCTGGAGCGCGTCGTCCGCGGCCTCGACACCATCTCGGTCACCGGCAACATCCTGCGCGACTACCTCACCGACCTGTTCCCGATCATGGAGCTGGGCACCTCGGCCAAGATGCTGTCCATCGTTCCGCTGATGAACGGCGGCGGCATGTACGAAACCGGCGCCGGCGGTTCCGCGCCCAAGCACGTGCAGCAGCTGGTCGAGGAAAACCACCTGCGCTGGGATTCGCTCGGCGAATTCCTCGCGCTGGCGGTGTCGCTGGAAGAACTCGGCATCAAGACCGGCAACGCCAAGGCCAAGGTGCTCGCCAAGACGCTGGACGAAGCCACCGGCAAGCTGCTGGACCTGGACAAGTCGCCCTCGCGTCGCACCGGCGAACTCGACAACCGCGGCAGCCAGTTCTATCTGTCGCTGTACTGGGCGCAGGCGCTGGCGGCGCAGACCGACGACGCCGAACTGGCCGCGCAGTTCGGCCCGCTCGCCAAGACGCTGGCCGAGAACGAGCAGAAGATCGTCGACGAGCTGAAGGCGGTGCAGGGCAAGCCCGCCGAGATCGGCGGCTACTACCGCGTCGACGTCGAGAAGTGCACCGCGGTGATGCGTCCGAGTGCCACCTTCAACGCCGCGATCGCCAGCATCACCGGCTGATCCATCGCGGTCTGCAGTCCCGAAACGCCAGGGGTTTCCCTGGCGTTTTTTTTCGTCCGGCGGCGCAAGGACATCGCCGCCAGCGGCGGCGCGACGGGCCGCCGCGGGAATCCTCCCTGTCGTTTTCGCCCATAATCCAGCCAGCGGCCCCGTACGCTGCGTTCGGGGAAGCCCGTTGGTCGAATCGAACAACCAGGAGGGGGTAGACATGAGCACGTCCCACATCAAGGTTCCGGCAGGTGGCCAGAAGATCGTCCCGGGCCAGCCGATTCCCGACAATCCGATCATTCCGTACATCGAAGGCGACGGCATCGGCATCGATATCACGCCGGTGATGATCAAGGTCATCGACGCCGCGGTGGACAAGGCCTACGGCGGCGGCAGGAAGATCCACTGGATGGAGGTCTTCGCCGGCGAGAAATCGACCCGGCTGTACGGCCCGGATGAATGGCTGCCGAAGGAAACCTTCGACGCGCTGAAGGAATACTCGGTATCGATCAAGGGGCCGATGACCACGCCGGTGGGCGGCGGCATCCGCTCGCTCAACGTCGCGCTGCGGCAGGAACTGGACCTTTACCAGTGCGTGCGCCCGGTGCGCTATTTCAATGGCGTGCCCTCGCCGTTGAAGGACCCGAGCAAGGTGGACATGGTGATCTTCCGCGAGAACACCGAAGACATCTACGCCGGCATCGAATGGGCTGCGGAATCCGACAGCGCGAAGAAGGTGATCCGCTTCCTGCAGGAGGAAATGGGCGTCAAGAAGATCCGTTTCCCCGCCACCTCGGGCATCGGCATCAAGCCCGTCTCGCGCGAAGGCACCACCCGCCTGGTGCGCGCGGCGCTGCGCTACGCGATCGACAACGACCGCCGCAATCTCACGATCGTGCACAAGGGCAACATCATGAAGTTCACCGAGGGCGCCTTCCGCGACTGGGCCTACGAGGTGGCGCAGAAGGAGTTCGGCGCCGAGCCGATCGACGGCGGACCGTGGTGCCGCTTCAAGAACCCGAAAACGGGGCGCGAGATCGTGGTCAAGGATGCGATCGCCGATGCCTTCCTGCAGCAGATCCTGCTGCGTCCGGCCGAGTACGACGTGATCGCCTGCTGCAATCTCAACGGCGACTACATCTCCGACGCGCTGGCCGCGCAGGTGGGCGGCATCGGCATCGCGCCGGGCGCCAACATCTCCGACCAGTACGCCTGCTTCGAGGCCACCCACGGCACCGCGCCCAAGTACGCCGGGCTGGACAAGGTGAATCCCGGCTCGATCATCCTGTCGGCGGAGATGATGTTGCGCCACCTCGGCTGGACCGAGGCGGCCGACCTCGTGATCCGCTCGATGGAGGCGGCGATCGGCGACAAGGTCGTCACCTACGATTTCGCCCGCCTGATGGAGGGCGCGCAGGAGGTGAGCTGCTCTGCTTTTGGTGATGCGATGATCGCCCGCATGTAGATTCCGCCGAGCGTGATATGCCGGGTATCACCAGAGCCGTTGCCGACCCGCCGGGTTGGCAACGGTTTTTTTGCGGCACGACCGCAGTGCTGGGCAAAAAAGGTGCCTTTAGCGGCGCTCGCCAACCCCGTAGTGGCAGTCCAGCCAGTTCATCGCCAGCACGTAGACGCCTATGATCGCGACGTAGGCGATCAGCGAGCCTTGGGCGAGCAGGTAGAAACCGAGTGGAAAGCCGAGAAAGGTGTGGGCGTTGAGGTCCGACGCATAGAAGCCGGACACGAAGGTGACCGCGAACCACAGCGTCAGCAGCACGGCCGTCAGCACCTGGGTCCAGCGCCAGTAGGCGCGGTGGCGGCGGGTCAGGCGCGAGGGCGCGAGCGGGATTTCGACCGGTTCCGTCACTGCGCGGCCCCTTGCGAGCGGTGGGCCTGGGCCAGCCGGTTCTGGGTATCGCCGGGCGCGCTGTCGTAGCCCGCGGCTTCCAGTACGAACTCGCTGTCGCCCGCGCTGATTGCCTTCAGGCGCGACTCGAAACCTTCCAGCTCGGCCATCGGCACGATCGCGCTGATCAGCGTCCAGCCCCCGGCCGGGCTGTCGGTGCCCACCACGCGGCCGCGTCGCCCCGCCAGCTCGGCGCTGACCTCGCCAAAGTGGCTGTCCGCCACCTTCACGCTGACCCTCAGCAGCGGTTCGAGCACCTGCGGGCGGGCGGCCAGCACCGCCTCCATCAGCGCGTGGCGCGCCGCGGTGATGAACGAGACCTCGTTGGAATCGACCGCGTGATGCTTGCCGTCGGTCACCACCACGCGCAGATCCTGTAGCGGATAGCCCGCCAGCGCACCTTCGGCGAGCGCCTGGCGCACGCCTTTTTCCACCGCCGGCATGAACTGGATCGGAATCGCGCCGCCCTTCACCTCGTCGCCAAAGGCCAGGCCGCTGCCGCGCGGCAGCGGTTCCACCCGCAGCGCCACCTCGCCGAACTGGCCGGCGCCGCCGCTCTGCTTCTTGTGGCGGTAGCGCGATTCGCCCACCGCGCCAATCGTTTCGCGGTAGGGAATGGCGGGCGTGGCGGTGGCCGGGCGCAGGTTCCAGCGTGCCGCGAGCTGCTCCAGCACGATCTTCAGGTGCTGTGCGCCCAGCCCGCGCACCACCGTCTGGCGGCCGTGCGCATCATTGCTCACTTCCAGGCAGGGATCTTCATCGACCAGGCGGGCGAGCGCTTCGGCCAGCTTCTGCTCGTCGGCGGGCTTGGTCGCCGTCAGCGCGAGGCCGAATACCGGCTGCGGGTAGCGCGGCGGCACCAGATGGAAGTGATCCTCGTCGTGCGAGTCGTGCAATACCGCGTCGCGGTGCAGTTCCTCCACCCGCGCCAGCGCGCAGATATCGCCCGGCACCGCGAGCGGCGTTTCGACCGCGTTGCGGCCCTGAGGCCGCAACAGGTGCGAGACCTTGAACGGCTTGCGGCCGTTGCCGATGAAGAGCGTGGAGTTGGGCGTGACCGTGCCCTGGTGCAGGCGGAACAGCGCCAGCTTGCCGCGGTAGGGGTCGTTGCTGACCTGGAACACATGGGCCACCGCGTGCCGGGCCGGGGCGGGGCTGACGCTGACCGGTTGCGCGTCCGCGCCTTGGCCTTTCAGGAAGGTCGGCGGATTGCCTTCGGTGGGGTCGGGCAGCAGCCGGCCCATCACCTCAAGCAGCTCGCGCACGCCGGCCCCGGTTCGGGCGGAGACAAAGCACACCGGGATCAGATGCCCTTCGCGCAGCGCCTGCTCGAAAGGCGCGTGCAGTTGTTCCGGATCGAGCGACTGGCCCTGTTCCAGATAGCGCGCCATCAGCGCCTCGTCCAGTTCCACGACCTGGTCGACGATGCCGTCGTGCGCGGAAGCCACGTCGCCGAACGCGGTGGCCGCGGGGGCAGGGCGGAAGAAACAATCCACCACGCCATCGGAGGCGGGCGCAGGCAGGTTGAGCGGCAGGCATTCGCGGCCGAACTCTGCGCTGATCGCGTCCATCAGCGCGCCGCAGTTGGCCCCGGCGGCGTCGATCTTGGTGACGATGATGAGGCGGCACTTGCCCTCGCTGGCGGCCATCATGCGGCGGCTGCCGGTTTCGATGCCGGCGGCGGCGTTGATCACGATCGCGGCGGTTTCCACCGCGGGCAGGGTGGCGAGCGCGCGCCCGGCCAGGTCGGGCAGGCCCGGGGTGTCGAGCACGTTAATCCAGTGCCCCGACCATTCCAGGTGCGCCAGCGTGGCGTTGAGGGAGTGGCCGCTCGCTTTCTCCTGCGGGTCGAAATCGGACACGGTATCGCCACGCTCGACGCTGCCCGGCGCGCCGATGACGCCGGCGGCCGCGAGCAGCGCTTCGAGCAGGGTGGTCTTGCCGCAGCCGGCGTGACCGAGCAGGGTGAGGTTGCGGATGTCGTGCACCGAGCTGGGCGTCATGGCGGTCTCCCCTTCGCGTTATCGGGTGAGAGTGTCCGCCTCTCGGCGCGCACTGGCAATGCGTCAGATCAAGCTGCCGCCATTGCCGGCGCCGCTTACGCGCTGCGCAGCCCGGCCACGCGCGTCAGCAGGATCGCGAGCAGCGGCACAACGAAGCCGACGACCGTGACCACCACCAGCAGCACGCCGAGCTGGCTGTAATCCGCTGGGGTGGTGATTGCGCGCGTGGCGGCGTCGCGCACCTCGCGGCTGACCACGTAAATCTCGTTGAGGTACTTGGTGCCCAGCTGCGCCGCCGACAGCGCGAGATTGGTGAAGGAGGCCATCACCGCGAAGAAGGTGGCCTTGAGGTGCGGCGGCGCGCTGTTGGCGATCCACGCCAGCATCGGCACCATCGACACCTGGCCCAGCGGTGATTCGAGCGCGGTGTTGGCGATCGCGATGAAGCGCGCATCGACCACGCCGCCGGTCAGCCGCGCGGTCCATTCGTGCAGGCCGTGGTACATGCCGATGATGGGCAGCGACAGCACGGTGGCGGCGAGGGTGAGGAAGATGACGATCTGCGCGATCGACTTTTCCGCCATGAAGCGGCGGAACATGAAGAGGCCGGCAAGCGTCAGCAGGCTGGTGATCAGGTCCAGCCGCGACAGGAAGCTCTGGTCGAAGCCGAGTTCGTCGATCATCCACCAGCTCGCACCGGCGCCCGGCCCCGGCATCGCGCGGAACACGAAGATCACGATCACCGTGCCGAGCAGGGTGCGCGCCGCCTCGGGCGACAGTTCGCGCAGCAGGCGGGTGATCATGAAGCCGATGATGGCGAAGGAGCCGGCGAAGATGATTTCCTGGCCGTATTCGATGCCGGACAGGCCGATCGCCAGCGTAAAGGCCACGAACACCGCGCTGCCGCCGAGTATCCACCAGTTGGGTGCCGTCTTTTCCGCCGGCTCGTGCAGCAGGCGGTCGATCTCGGCGCGCTCGCGCCCCAGCGCGGCCAGCCGGCGCGCCTCGCGGCGCTTGAGCACGCCCGCGAGCAGCACGCCGCTCACCGACATCAAGGGAATCACCAGCGCCAGCTCATAGATGCGCAGGTAGATCTCGACCTTGGCCGATTCCGGCAGGTTTTCCGCGCCCTGGAACATCACCACGTTGGCGAAGCTGACCAGCACGGTGCCGCCGATGATGGCGACGCGGCCCAGCATCTGCATCGTGGTGTGCATCAGCCGCACCTGGTCCTCGCCGATGCGCTCGCCGCGTTCGTCGAAATGCGGCACCGCCTCCACCGTCATCGCGTCGGCCACCGCGTCCTGCATCACGTAGCCCACCGGCGACAGCAGCACCGACAGCACGAACCACGCTTCGGCCGGCATCACCGCGCGCATCGCCTCGGGCGAGCCGATCAGCCCGATCATGATCGCGATGCTGGCGGCGATCAGCAGCGCACCGAGGTACACCAGCCCCGCCTTGTAGCGCCACAGCAGATCGACCAGATGCCCGATCGGCATCTTCAGCGCCCAGGGAATGCCCGCCCAGAAGCCGAGCGCGGCGAGAAAGGCGGCCGACAGCCCGAGGTAATCCTTGATGAAGAAGGTGCCGACGATGCCGGTGAGCCCCGACACACCGGCCGCGCAATACACCATCAGCGGCGGCAGATAGGCCAGCCGCATCTCGCGTCCGAGTTCCAGGATGTTGCGGTCCAGCCAGCGGTAGAAGGCGTTCTGTTGAAGGGCGGCGAGCACGCGGGTGGTCCTTGGTGTTTTCTGTGGTTGTTCAATCCCGGGGACCGCTTGGTTGGCGATGCCTCAGGGCTCTACTCCCTCCCCTTCAATGGGGTGAGGGCAGGGTTTCGGCAAGCACTGCTTGCCGCTGCCCGAACGACGGTGCCTCCAGACACCGGCTACCGGGTTGGGCCGTTTTGCTCCCTCCCCTTCAAGGGGGTGAGACAGGGGTTTCGGCAAGCATTGCTTGTCGCCTGTCGAACGACGGAGCGAAGCGACGGCTCCCGGGGTGGGGTGGCGATGGGGTCAGGCGCCAAGCGTGCCCTAACCCCATCCCCCTCCCAACCTCCCCCTTGAAGGGGGAGGGGTAAATCCGTTGCGCTCCGATGAGCCGGCGCGTCCCGCTCACCCGCCGAACAGTCTCTCTATCCAAGGCAATATCCACGGCAATGACACTGCGGTGGCCAGTCCGTTCAGTCCCATCGCCAGCGCGGCGAAGGCGCCGGTCTGTTCGCTGACCTGGAAGGCGCGCGCGGTGCCGATGCCGTGCGAGGCGATGCCGATGGCGAAGCCGCGCACCGCGGGGTCGTGGATGCGCAGCAAGCGGTAGAGGTAGCGTGCGCCGACGGCGCCGAGGATGCCGGTGGTGATGACCAGCACCGCGGTCAGCGAGGGCAGGCCGCCGAGGCGTTCGGCGATGCCCATCGCGATCGGCGTGGTCACGCTCTTGGGGGCGAGCGAGATCAGCGATTCGCGACTGGCCCCGAACAGCGCACCCAGGCCGTAGGCCGACAGCGCCGCGGTCAGCGAGCCCACCACCAGCGCGATGCAGAGCGGCAGCGCCATCGCCTTCAGCCGGGGCCACTGCGCGTAGAGCGGAATCGCCAGCGCCACCGTGGCGGGGCCGAGCAGGAAGTGCACGAACTGCGCGCCGTCGAAATAGCGCTGATAGGGCATGCCGGTGGCGAGCAGGATGCCGGCGAGGATCAGCACCGAGATCAGCACCGGGTTGGCGAGCGGATGAAAGCCGCAGCGCTTGTAGAGCCAGAACGCGCCTTGGTAAGCGAGCAGCGTGAGGGTCAGGCCGAGCAGCGGCGTGGTGGAGAGATAGACCCAGATCTCGTCCAGACGCGGGCTCATCGCCGATCCTCCGCCGGCGGTTCGCGACGGCGCAGCAGGGCCTGCAGCACCAGCGCGGTCACGGCGATCGCGAGCGCGGTGCTGCCGACCAGCGCCACGCCGAGCGGCAGCCATTCGTCTGCGATGCGGCTGCCGTAGAGCACGACCCCGGTGCCCGCAGGCACGAACAGCAGCGACAAGTGCTGCAACAGCGTTCCGGCGGTGCTGCGCAGATCGTCGCCGGGACCGCCGCGCACCAGCAGCGCGAGGAACAACAGCGCCATGCCGATCACCGGGCCGGGGATCGGCAGCGCGAGCGCGCGGGCGATGACTTCGCCCGCCAGTTGAAACAGCAGCAGCAAGGTCAGCGCCGCGAGCATCCGGGGTCTCCTCCTGGAAGGGGCCGCCGCGCCTGGCGCCGCGGCCCTTGGGGAATGTTGGGGGCCGAGCTTACCGCAACAGCGCGTGGCCCACGGTGCGCGCCGCGATGCCCACGGCGGCGCCAAGCGCAGCCGGTTTCCACACCGTGGCGACGCGTCGTCCGGCGGACATCAGGATCGCCACCCCGGCCACGTCGAGCGGATGGATCAGGAAGCCCGCGCCGTGGTTGAGCGTGGCCACCGTGGTGACGCCGTTCCTCAGCATCTCGTCCATCACGCCCATCATCGCGGTGCCGCCGGCGATGTACTTGGTCAGCGTCAGCAGGATCATGGCCGGGTCGATGCCGATGGCCGCCAGCAGCGGCGTCAGCGCGGCGGTCAGCGCGTCAATGCTGCCGGTGGCGCGCAGCGCCATCACCGCCACCAGCGCCAGCACCAGCATCGGAATGGACCCGACCGCGATCTTGAAGGCCTCGGCCCCGGCGCGGTTGATGACGTCGAGTACGCCCTTGGCGTTGTCGGCCACCTGGTGGTGCAGGGTCTCGTCCAGCCGTCCTTCCAGCGCGGACAGTCCGCGGCCGAAGCCGTGGTAGGTGGCGGCCGCCGCGATCAAGCCGCCAAGCAGCGACAAGGCCAGCGCCGGGCCGAAGGCCAGCCCCATCGCCGCCATCGGAAAGGTGACGTTGGCCTGCGCCATCGCCATCACCATCGCCAGCGTGGCCGCGAGGTGGCGGTCGGAGGCGCCGCGGCCCTCCATCATCGTCAGCGTCGCCACCGGCGCGGCGAAACTGACGAAGTTGATCTGCAACGCTGCGAACACGCCCAGCCCGGTGAGCCCCACCGGACGCAGCACCGGCGCGAGGCGCGCGACCACCCAGTCGATCACGCCGCGCGCTTCGAGCATGCGCATCAGCGACAGCATCACGACCATGATCGGCAGCAACACGAAGAGAGAGAGTTCGACGGCCGAGCGGCCGGCACGCAGGATGATGTCGGTGAGCTGATCCATGTCTTGTCGTTATTTGTGCAACGCCGCAGATGCTACCCGCTGCGAAGGCTGCCCGCGAGGACAAAGGGCTTGTGCGACGCGGGAAGGCGGCGACCTGGGCAGTGCGGCCACCTGCCCGCCGCGAGGGAAGGCTGTTCAGGCTCGGAAGGCCAGTTGGGCCAGCTCACGGGGGCCGGCCGATGGCTGGACCACGGGATGGATAGAAGCGGGCAGCCCGGAGCGCCCGGCGCCGGGACGAACCAGGCCGGACCCTCGCGCAGACCGGACCCTCGCGCAGACCGGACCGAGGCGTCGCGGCCCAGGCCCGCACTCCGCCCGGGTGCGACCCACGTCCACTAAGGCGGCTGCCGCGGGACTGCGGCGTTGCGGGGCGTGGGCGCCGGGGCCCGTGCCCCGCCCTGTCTTCCTCGCGACTCAGCGTCCGTCGCCGTCCGGCCCTTCGTCTTCTTCTGTCGGCACGACCACCGCCGGCGCGCCGAGCGTGACGCCGATCAGCAGCAGCAGCATCGGCGCCAGCGTCAGCGCGAAGGTATCGAAGCTGTGCATGCCTAGACCGAGGACCAGCGGCAGCACGAGGGTACCGTGGGCGAGAAAGTCGGTGATCCGGTTCCAGCGGGTCATGTCGTTCTCCTGGGGTAACTTTTGTAGTGGTGTTTTGTGCGTTGCACAAATCGTGCCCGGCGGCTTCTGTTTCCAGTGTAGGAAACAGGACGGGCAGTGCCGGAATTTCGACACCGGGCACCTATGCCCAAGGTCTATGCCTTTGCGATGGAGTACGCGCTGTGTGCTGCGCTGCAGGCGGGCGGTGGGAGTGCGAGCGTGGCGAGGGCGAAAGCCGGTGCCGGTGCGCCGGAAACGGCGGCGGCTCCCGCCGACGGGCGGGGCAAGCGCGCGGCGCTGTGGTGGAACCTACACGGACCGTGCAGAACGCGGGAACAATGGGGCGATCTGCTTTGTGGTGGGGCGCGGGTGGCCGCGAGGTGCGTCCGGCGGACTAAGATCGTCGCTTCGCCCACCGGAGAGCCCGCCATGTCCGCCACCGCCGATTTCCTGAGCCGCGTCGCCGTTCGCCATCCAATCATCCAGGCGCCGATGGTGGGCGTGTCGACGCCGGCGCTTGCGGCGGCAGTGTCCAACGCCGGTGGACTCGGCTCGATCGGCCTCGGAGGCGGCGGTGTCGACGAAGCGCGCGCGGCCATCGGTGCCACCCGCGCCCTGACGAGCGCGCCCTTCAACGTCAACCTGTTCTGCCACCGCCCCGCTGTGGCCGACCCCGCGAGGGAGGCGGCCTGGCTGGCCGAACTGCGGCCACTGTTCGCCGAATTCGGCGCCCAGCCGCCCGCCGTGCTGCGCGAGCCCTACCAGAGCTTCATCGGCCAGCGTGCGATGCTGGACATGCTGCTGGCCGAACGGCCGGCGGTGGTCAGCTTCCACTTCGGTTTGCCGCCGCAAGAATGGATACGCGAACTGCGCGCCGCGGGCAGCGTGACGCTGGCGAGCGCAACGACGCTGGCCGAGGCACAGGCGGTGGAGGCGGCAGGTGTCGACATCATCGTGGCGCAGGGCGTGGAAGCCGGCGGCCATCGCGGCGTGTTCGAGCCCGAGGCGGGCGATGCCCTGCTCGGCACTGTCGCGCTGCTGCGCCTGCTCGCCGGCAAGGTGAAGGCCCCGGTGGTCGCGGCCGGCGGCATCATGGACGGGGCCGGCATCGCGGCCGCGCTGCAGCTTGGTGCGGCGGCCGTGCAACTCGGCACCGCCTTCGTGCTGGCGCCGGAATCGGCCGCGAATGCGGCCTACCGCGCGGCGATGAAATCGGCGGCGGCCTATCGCACCCGCCTCACGGCAGCGATTTCCGGCCGCGCCGCGCGCGGGCTGCCCAACCGCTTCGACGACCTGCCGGGCACTGCGGTGCTGCCGGATTACCCGATCGCCTATGACGCCGCCAAGGCGCTGCATGCCGCGGCGAGCGCGCGCGGTTGCAGCGACTTCGCGCCGCACTGGGCCGGGCAGGGCGCGCCATTGGCGCGCGAAATGCCGGCGGCGCAGATCGTCGCCGAACTGGTCCGGGAGTGGCAGGCGGTGAGCCGCTGACCCAGCCCGCGGCCCTGGCATCGTCGGCGCAGAAGGGTGGGCGGCCGACGAAAAAAAACCGCCGCGGTCTCCCGCGGCGGCGTATGGGTTGCGACTGCCGGTGCCGGCTTATTCCATCGCTTCGTACAGCGGCAGGGTCAGGAACTCGGGGAAGTTCTCCGACAGCGACATCTCTTCGAAGATCGTCGCGGCCTGGTCGTAGGTGGCGGTGTTCTCGCCCTGGGCGGTCACGGTGGCCTTCACCTTGGCGAGTTCTTCCGGAATCATCGCGCGCACCATGTCGGCGGTGACCTTGCGGCCGTCGTCCAGCTTGCCCTTCGGGCTCACCACCCACTGCCAGATCTGCGAGCGGCTGATTTCGGCGGTGGCGGCGTCTTCCATCAGGTTGTGGATCGGCACGCAGCCGTTGCCGGCCAGCCAGCTGCCGAGGTAGTGGATGCCGACGTTGATGTTGTTGCGCACGCCCACTTCGGTGATCGGCTGCTCAGGCTGGAAGTTCATCCAGTCCTTCGGGCCGAAGCTGCCGGACACCTGCTTTTCCCACTGGTTGGGCTTGTCGCCCAGCACCTTGACGAACTCTTCCATCGCGATCGGCACCAGGCCCGGGTGCGCCACCCAGCCGCCGTCGTAGCCGTCGTTGGCGTCGCGGGTCTTGTCGTGGCGGATGCCGGCCAGCGCCTTCTCGTTGGCGACCGGGTCGCTCTTGATCGGGATCAGCGCGCTCATGCCGCCCATCGCCGGGGCGCCGCGCTTGTGGCAGGCCTGCACCAGCGCCAGCGCGTAGGAGCGCATGAAGGGCACTTCCATCGTGATGGCGCCACGGTTGGCGAGGCAGAAGTCCTTGTTCTTCTTGAACTTCTTGATGCAGGAGAAGATGTAGTCCCAGCGCCCGGCGTTCAGCCCGGCGGAGTGGTTGCGCAGTTCGTACAGGATCTCTTCCATCTCGAAGGTGGCGAGGATGGTTTCGACCAGCACGGTGGCCTTGATGGTGCCCTGCGGCAGGCCGATGTGGTCCTGCGCCATCACGAAGATGTCGTTCCACAGGCGGGCTTCCAGATGGGATTCCATCTTCGGCAGGTAGTAGAACGGGCCGGCGCCGCGGGCGATCTGTTCCTTGGCGTTGTGGAAGAACACCAGCGCGAAGTCGAAGATGCCGCCGGAGACGCGCTGGCCGTCGACCAGCACGTGCTTCTCGTCCAGGTGCCAGCCGCGCGGGCGGATCTGCAGGGTGGCGATCTTGTCGTTGAGCTTGTAGACCTTGCCGGCTTCGTTGGTGTAGCTGATCTCGCGGCGGATCGCGTCGAACAGGTTCACCTGGCCCTGGATCTGGTTGTACCAGTTGGGGCTGTTGGAATCTTCGAAG
Above is a window of Azoarcus olearius DNA encoding:
- the aceB gene encoding malate synthase A, translated to MTATLDLPQGMQINAPLHPRFDQILTRDALELVAKLHRAFEPRRQELLKARVARQARIDAGELPDFLPETKHIREGDWKVAPLPKALECRRVEITGPVERKMIINAFNSGADSYMTDFEDSNSPNWYNQIQGQVNLFDAIRREISYTNEAGKVYKLNDKIATLQIRPRGWHLDEKHVLVDGQRVSGGIFDFALVFFHNAKEQIARGAGPFYYLPKMESHLEARLWNDIFVMAQDHIGLPQGTIKATVLVETILATFEMEEILYELRNHSAGLNAGRWDYIFSCIKKFKKNKDFCLANRGAITMEVPFMRSYALALVQACHKRGAPAMGGMSALIPIKSDPVANEKALAGIRHDKTRDANDGYDGGWVAHPGLVPIAMEEFVKVLGDKPNQWEKQVSGSFGPKDWMNFQPEQPITEVGVRNNINVGIHYLGSWLAGNGCVPIHNLMEDAATAEISRSQIWQWVVSPKGKLDDGRKVTADMVRAMIPEELAKVKATVTAQGENTATYDQAATIFEEMSLSENFPEFLTLPLYEAME